One Halosegnis longus DNA window includes the following coding sequences:
- a CDS encoding helix-turn-helix transcriptional regulator, with translation MPVTTDIIPLFARREQLLEQLYGGTQSKAALAESLDVSRSTVDRSVRTLATAGVVEREQGGYGFTLTGRLLYEEFRSFSEQAESLAAAQQLLSSLPADTELPREAIVGSTVTYPESTAPYRPMERHVEMIRRADEIDLLATAVAPRFIDAYRERVMEGTLTLRAGLSPSVAERVATNHGETAREMIATGGLTLRELDQRPPFSFTLSRVGDTEYLSLLIYGTEGLNGYLVNERPEAVAFATELFERYWTETTAWSAEDSRVSS, from the coding sequence ATGCCGGTGACCACCGATATCATCCCGCTGTTCGCCCGCCGGGAGCAACTGCTCGAACAGCTTTACGGTGGTACACAGTCGAAGGCGGCGCTGGCCGAGTCGCTGGACGTCTCGCGGTCGACCGTAGACCGGTCGGTGCGGACGCTAGCGACGGCCGGGGTGGTCGAGCGCGAGCAGGGCGGGTACGGGTTCACGCTCACCGGCCGACTGCTCTACGAGGAGTTTCGCTCGTTCAGCGAGCAGGCGGAGTCGCTGGCCGCGGCCCAGCAGTTACTCTCGTCGCTGCCCGCGGACACCGAGCTTCCCCGGGAGGCTATCGTCGGGTCCACGGTGACGTATCCCGAGTCGACCGCGCCGTATCGGCCGATGGAGCGACACGTCGAGATGATTCGCCGCGCCGACGAGATTGATCTACTCGCAACGGCCGTCGCACCTCGGTTCATCGACGCCTACCGGGAGCGGGTGATGGAGGGAACGCTAACGCTTCGGGCGGGGCTGAGTCCGTCGGTCGCCGAGCGGGTTGCAACGAACCACGGCGAGACGGCCCGAGAGATGATCGCGACCGGTGGGTTGACGCTGCGCGAGCTCGACCAGCGGCCGCCGTTTTCGTTTACGCTATCGCGGGTGGGCGACACGGAGTACCTCTCTTTGCTCATCTACGGGACGGAGGGACTCAACGGCTATCTCGTCAACGAGCGTCCCGAGGCGGTCGCGTTCGCGACCGAGCTGTTCGAGCGCTACTGGACGGAGACGACCGCGTGGTCCGCCGAAGACTCCCGTGTCTCGTCGTGA
- a CDS encoding YbaK/EbsC family protein encodes MHTRATEFSELARDRYDFDPDIEEFPAGTKTAADAAEAVGCAVGQIASSIVVETEDGLAVVVTSGANRVDMDRAAAVLGVEQVSMADADDIRETVGWSIGGVPPFCHETAVPVVIDETLFEYDEIWAAAGTPQAVFELTPGELESLSGGDRAAIAES; translated from the coding sequence ATGCACACGCGCGCCACGGAGTTCAGCGAACTCGCACGCGACCGATACGACTTCGACCCGGATATCGAGGAGTTTCCGGCCGGGACGAAAACCGCAGCAGACGCCGCCGAGGCGGTCGGCTGTGCGGTCGGACAGATTGCGTCGTCCATCGTCGTCGAAACCGAGGACGGACTCGCGGTCGTCGTGACCAGCGGCGCGAACCGCGTCGACATGGACCGGGCGGCCGCGGTGCTCGGCGTCGAACAGGTCTCGATGGCCGACGCCGACGACATTCGCGAGACGGTCGGCTGGTCTATCGGCGGCGTGCCGCCCTTCTGTCACGAGACGGCGGTGCCGGTGGTCATCGACGAGACGCTGTTCGAGTACGACGAAATCTGGGCCGCCGCCGGAACGCCGCAGGCGGTGTTCGAACTCACGCCGGGCGAACTGGAGTCGCTGTCTGGCGGTGATCGGGCCGCGATAGCCGAGTCGTAG
- a CDS encoding DHH family phosphoesterase, which produces MSTGISMASMSTYAILGCGSVGHAVAEALVGEEKDVLILDRDEGRVEALRDQDLNARVGDISDPETAETVADRDVILILSSDVDANRAAVENIREHGSDHFIVVRASDPVTADELTELGVDTVINPSAVIADSALRALETGELEYKAEQLASVIDETDRRMAILTHRSPDPDSIASAVALKAIAESRGVEADILYDGEIGHQENRAFVNLFGIDLTPLSEVSLDTYDTLALVDHAKASEPAVEGDVEIFIDHFEPEVEYDATFIDVRPNVSSTSTILTKYIQEFDLNLQEDVATALLYGIRAETLDFKRDTTPADLTAAAYLYPFANHDTLEQVESPSMSPETLDVLAEAIRNRDVKGSHLVSNAGFIRNREALSEAAQHLLNLEGITTTAVFAIADDTIYLAARSKDIRMDIGSVLADAFGDSGDVVGHSTDATVEIPLGIFTGIETTEENQETLLSLVREAVKTKLFAAMGVESSSGESTNNA; this is translated from the coding sequence ATGAGCACCGGTATCTCGATGGCGTCGATGTCTACCTACGCGATTTTGGGCTGTGGGAGCGTCGGCCACGCCGTCGCGGAGGCGCTCGTCGGCGAGGAGAAGGACGTTCTCATCCTCGACCGCGACGAGGGCCGCGTCGAGGCGCTCCGCGACCAGGACCTCAACGCCCGGGTCGGTGACATCTCCGACCCCGAGACCGCCGAGACTGTCGCCGACCGCGACGTGATTCTCATCCTCTCGTCGGACGTGGACGCCAACCGCGCCGCCGTCGAGAACATCCGTGAACACGGCAGCGACCACTTCATCGTCGTCCGCGCCTCCGACCCCGTCACCGCCGACGAACTCACCGAGCTCGGGGTCGACACCGTCATCAATCCGTCGGCCGTCATCGCCGACTCCGCACTGCGGGCACTGGAGACGGGCGAACTGGAGTACAAAGCCGAACAGCTCGCGAGCGTCATCGACGAGACCGACCGACGGATGGCGATTCTCACCCACCGGTCGCCCGACCCCGACTCTATCGCGAGCGCCGTGGCGCTGAAAGCCATCGCCGAGTCACGCGGCGTCGAGGCGGATATCCTCTACGACGGCGAAATCGGCCACCAGGAGAATCGCGCGTTCGTGAACCTCTTCGGCATCGACCTGACGCCGCTGTCGGAGGTCAGTCTCGACACCTACGACACGCTCGCGTTAGTCGACCACGCGAAGGCCTCCGAGCCGGCCGTCGAGGGCGACGTGGAGATATTCATCGACCACTTCGAACCCGAAGTCGAGTACGACGCCACGTTCATCGACGTGCGGCCGAACGTCTCCTCCACCTCGACTATCCTCACGAAGTACATCCAGGAGTTCGACCTGAATCTCCAAGAGGACGTGGCGACGGCGCTGTTGTACGGGATTCGCGCCGAGACGCTGGATTTCAAGCGCGACACGACGCCGGCGGACCTGACGGCCGCGGCGTATCTCTACCCGTTCGCGAACCACGACACGCTCGAACAGGTGGAATCGCCGTCGATGAGTCCCGAGACGCTCGACGTGCTCGCGGAGGCGATTCGCAACCGCGACGTGAAGGGGAGCCACCTCGTCTCGAACGCGGGGTTCATCCGGAACCGCGAGGCGCTTTCGGAGGCCGCACAACACCTCCTGAACCTCGAAGGCATCACGACGACCGCCGTGTTCGCTATCGCCGACGACACCATCTACCTCGCCGCGCGCTCGAAGGATATCCGGATGGATATCGGCTCCGTGCTCGCCGACGCGTTCGGCGACAGCGGGGACGTGGTCGGCCACTCGACGGACGCGACCGTCGAGATTCCACTCGGCATCTTTACCGGCATCGAGACGACCGAGGAGAACCAGGAGACGCTGCTGTCGCTCGTCCGTGAAGCCGTCAAGACGAAACTGTTCGCCGCGATGGGTGTCGAGTCGTCGAGCGGCGAATCGACGAACAACGCCTGA
- a CDS encoding MazG nucleotide pyrophosphohydrolase domain-containing protein: MDEQARVGRFIDEHDLSCPPAYRLLDLSAEVGELAADATASSDYGANPDALSVKQDELGDALFALLALCEELDVDAREALDTSIQKYERRLTERGDAGSQ; this comes from the coding sequence ATGGACGAACAAGCCCGCGTCGGACGGTTCATCGACGAGCACGACCTCTCGTGTCCGCCGGCGTACCGACTGCTCGACCTCTCGGCCGAGGTCGGTGAACTGGCCGCGGACGCGACCGCTTCGAGCGACTACGGCGCGAATCCGGACGCGCTGTCGGTGAAGCAGGACGAACTCGGCGACGCGCTGTTCGCGCTGCTCGCGCTGTGTGAAGAGTTAGACGTGGACGCCAGGGAGGCTCTCGACACGTCGATACAAAAGTACGAGCGACGGCTCACCGAGCGGGGGGACGCGGGAAGTCAGTAG
- a CDS encoding thiolase family protein, producing MTDVAIIGASMTQFGERDGWVCDLLAEAATACLDDTGVRADALDHLYVSNMASGEFEGQTGVPNALAHDIGALGAYTQRVDQTSSSGGAGIYAAWQSIASGASDLTLLVGGEKMTHRTTGEATDVIASLTHPHEYKHGVTLPSFAGLTARAYLDQYDAPREALAEVAVKNHANGVDNPHAQFRKEINRETALDSPLVADPLRLYDFCPITDGSAALLFCPVDVAREYTDDYVRVAGVAGATDTHVVHERPDPTTMNGVVKSGERAFEQAGLSPEDVDVAELHDMFTILEFLQYEDLGFAEKGHAWEDAMDGTTARDGDLPINTSGGLKSKGHPLGASGVAQGYEIYKQLVGEAGDRQVDAEVGLACNVGGFGNCVTTAIFEVGA from the coding sequence ATGACCGACGTAGCGATTATCGGCGCGTCGATGACGCAGTTCGGCGAGCGCGACGGCTGGGTGTGTGACCTCCTCGCCGAGGCCGCGACGGCGTGTCTCGACGACACCGGCGTCCGTGCCGACGCGCTCGACCACCTGTACGTCTCGAACATGGCCAGCGGCGAGTTCGAGGGCCAGACCGGCGTCCCGAACGCACTGGCCCACGACATCGGCGCGCTCGGTGCCTACACGCAACGCGTCGACCAGACCTCCTCCTCGGGCGGCGCGGGCATCTACGCGGCGTGGCAGTCGATTGCCTCGGGCGCGAGCGACCTCACACTGCTCGTCGGGGGCGAGAAGATGACCCACCGGACGACCGGCGAGGCGACCGACGTGATCGCCTCGCTCACCCACCCGCACGAGTACAAACACGGCGTCACGCTCCCCTCGTTTGCGGGGCTGACCGCACGCGCGTATCTCGACCAGTACGACGCCCCGCGGGAGGCGCTCGCCGAGGTCGCCGTCAAGAACCACGCCAACGGCGTCGACAACCCACACGCGCAGTTCCGCAAGGAAATCAACCGCGAAACCGCACTCGACTCGCCGCTCGTTGCCGACCCGCTCCGGCTGTACGACTTCTGTCCGATTACCGACGGCTCCGCCGCACTCCTGTTTTGTCCCGTCGACGTGGCGAGAGAATACACCGACGACTACGTGCGCGTTGCGGGCGTCGCGGGCGCGACCGACACCCACGTCGTCCACGAGCGCCCGGACCCGACGACGATGAACGGCGTCGTGAAATCCGGCGAACGCGCCTTCGAGCAGGCCGGTCTCTCACCCGAGGACGTGGACGTAGCAGAGCTTCACGACATGTTCACCATCCTCGAATTTCTCCAGTACGAGGACCTCGGTTTCGCAGAGAAGGGCCACGCGTGGGAGGACGCGATGGACGGGACGACCGCCCGCGACGGCGACCTGCCCATCAACACCTCCGGCGGACTCAAGTCGAAGGGCCATCCGCTCGGTGCGTCGGGCGTCGCACAGGGGTACGAGATATACAAACAGCTCGTGGGTGAGGCCGGAGATCGGCAGGTCGACGCCGAGGTGGGACTCGCGTGTAACGTCGGCGGCTTCGGGAACTGCGTCACGACGGCCATCTTCGAGGTGGGCGCATGA
- a CDS encoding C-terminal binding protein, with protein MSHRVVSTDAKTADVLTTADWGGHEVTVEILDADQEVDLAGAVDGATALVVDAGTQVTERVLREAAPGLVVRAGIGVDNIDIAAARELSIPVANVPEYCIEEVATQSLSLLLSAWRQLRPYDEQVRAGGWERREQPIRRLSTATVGMVSFGKIAQRFADLLSGFGCELLAYDPYLDEAVADAHGVDLVEFDRLCRESDVLSVHAPLTPETEGLVDETVFSAMPDDGVVVNTGRGGVIDEEALAVALETGDIGGAGLDVLATEPPEAVPTDHPNVVYTPHTGWYSEQAIQECGTTVAEAAVAFLDGETPRTLVDESWISG; from the coding sequence ATGAGCCACCGGGTCGTCTCGACGGACGCAAAGACCGCCGACGTGCTCACGACCGCCGACTGGGGCGGCCACGAGGTCACCGTCGAAATACTGGACGCGGACCAGGAGGTCGACCTCGCGGGCGCGGTCGACGGCGCAACGGCGCTGGTCGTCGACGCGGGGACGCAGGTGACCGAACGCGTGCTCCGGGAGGCAGCGCCGGGACTCGTCGTGCGTGCCGGCATCGGCGTCGACAACATCGACATCGCGGCCGCTCGCGAACTGTCGATTCCGGTGGCGAACGTGCCGGAGTACTGCATCGAGGAGGTAGCCACCCAGTCGCTGTCCCTGCTGCTCTCGGCGTGGCGACAGCTCCGCCCGTACGACGAGCAGGTGCGGGCCGGCGGGTGGGAGCGTCGCGAACAGCCGATACGACGGCTTTCGACCGCGACCGTCGGGATGGTATCGTTCGGGAAAATTGCACAGCGGTTTGCCGACCTGCTTTCGGGTTTCGGCTGTGAACTGCTCGCGTACGACCCGTACCTCGACGAGGCGGTCGCCGACGCCCACGGCGTCGACCTCGTGGAGTTCGACCGGCTGTGTCGCGAGTCGGACGTGCTCTCGGTACACGCGCCGTTGACGCCGGAGACCGAGGGACTCGTCGACGAGACGGTGTTTTCGGCGATGCCAGACGACGGGGTTGTCGTCAACACCGGGCGAGGCGGAGTTATCGACGAGGAGGCGCTCGCTGTGGCGCTCGAAACAGGAGACATCGGCGGGGCCGGACTCGACGTGCTGGCGACCGAGCCGCCGGAAGCAGTACCGACCGACCATCCGAACGTCGTCTACACGCCCCACACCGGGTGGTACTCGGAGCAGGCGATACAGGAGTGTGGGACCACGGTCGCGGAGGCAGCCGTCGCGTTTCTCGACGGCGAGACGCCGCGGACGCTGGTCGACGAGTCGTGGATATCCGGATAA
- a CDS encoding universal stress protein: MYDRILLSTDGTAASTAAETHALELASATDAELHALYVVDEDVVTAYSGDEYVDEAEGPEHGLEEEAKKTLAALRDRAAEMGVDIETVTRQGQPAETIVSYADDADVDLLVLGTKRRPDEYRTLLGSVTDRVLRLTTRPATVVKTEVTE, encoded by the coding sequence ATGTACGACCGAATTCTACTGTCGACCGACGGGACAGCCGCCTCGACGGCGGCCGAGACCCACGCGCTCGAACTCGCGAGCGCGACCGACGCCGAACTCCACGCGCTCTACGTCGTCGACGAGGACGTAGTCACGGCCTACAGCGGCGACGAGTACGTCGACGAGGCCGAAGGTCCCGAACACGGACTCGAGGAGGAAGCAAAGAAGACACTGGCCGCGCTCCGCGACCGGGCCGCGGAGATGGGCGTCGACATCGAGACGGTCACCCGGCAGGGACAGCCCGCCGAGACGATTGTCTCCTACGCCGACGATGCAGACGTGGACCTGCTCGTGCTTGGGACCAAGCGCCGGCCCGACGAGTACCGAACGCTGCTCGGGAGCGTGACCGACCGCGTGCTCCGGTTGACCACTCGGCCCGCGACGGTCGTGAAGACCGAGGTAACCGAGTAA
- a CDS encoding PRC-barrel domain-containing protein — translation MNEDVPQEITSLVGREVYSNNGVFVGQVEDLRLDLDTETVTGLALGSLNHDLFHGRAAGANGVIIPYRWVRSVGDVILVNDIIERMKNTDDDAQAVA, via the coding sequence ATGAACGAAGACGTTCCACAGGAGATTACGTCCCTCGTCGGCCGTGAGGTGTACTCGAACAACGGCGTGTTCGTCGGACAGGTCGAGGACCTCCGGCTCGACCTCGATACGGAGACGGTCACCGGCCTCGCGCTCGGCTCGCTGAACCACGACCTGTTTCACGGGCGCGCGGCGGGAGCCAACGGCGTCATCATCCCCTACCGGTGGGTCCGGTCGGTCGGTGACGTGATTTTGGTCAACGACATCATCGAGCGGATGAAGAACACGGACGACGACGCGCAGGCGGTCGCGTAA
- a CDS encoding MaoC family dehydratase, which yields MQYFEDMTEGDVREFGEYTMTREEILEFANQYDPQPFHTDEEAAKESQFGGLIASGWHTASACMRMLVDNHLSESASAGARGIRELKWIRPVRPGDTLTCESEVIETDPGEGPVGTVTSRLTGFVDGEPVVQWTAEAMFEKREAE from the coding sequence ATGCAGTACTTCGAGGACATGACGGAGGGTGACGTGCGCGAGTTCGGCGAGTACACGATGACCCGCGAGGAGATTCTGGAGTTCGCGAACCAGTACGACCCGCAGCCGTTCCACACCGACGAGGAGGCGGCAAAGGAGTCGCAGTTCGGCGGACTCATCGCGTCGGGCTGGCACACCGCCTCGGCATGTATGCGGATGCTCGTCGACAATCACCTCTCAGAGTCGGCGAGCGCCGGAGCACGCGGGATTCGCGAACTGAAGTGGATTCGTCCGGTTCGGCCCGGGGACACGCTCACCTGTGAGTCGGAGGTCATCGAGACGGACCCCGGCGAGGGGCCGGTCGGGACCGTGACGAGTCGGCTGACCGGCTTCGTCGACGGGGAGCCGGTCGTCCAGTGGACGGCGGAGGCGATGTTTGAGAAGAGAGAGGCCGAGTGA
- a CDS encoding carbon-nitrogen hydrolase family protein produces MDPTVAACQIEVADLAPETNVATVVDRLAALPDRVDVAVFPEYALTGFVADDRSESVALDLGGPVFDRLRAHAGETDTALLVGCIEQRGDDYHNTLAYVTPDGDLTPYRKRHLWGSESAWLTPGEERVVVDTPAGRTGLLTCYDLNFVHESTALLDAGVDALFVPGAWPATHAANWRLLARARALDGVRWVVACGRTGRKDVPDARVSEYAGRSLVVRPDGVVAGELAYEPGTLVRTLDADVLESQRDIVGVSVGSE; encoded by the coding sequence ATGGACCCGACCGTCGCCGCCTGCCAAATCGAGGTGGCCGACCTCGCCCCGGAGACGAACGTCGCGACCGTGGTCGACCGACTCGCCGCCCTCCCCGACCGCGTCGACGTGGCCGTCTTTCCCGAGTACGCGCTCACCGGCTTCGTCGCTGACGACCGCAGCGAATCCGTCGCGCTCGACCTCGGCGGACCGGTCTTCGACCGACTGCGCGCACACGCGGGCGAAACCGACACCGCCCTCCTCGTCGGCTGTATCGAGCAGCGGGGCGACGACTACCACAACACGCTCGCGTACGTCACCCCGGACGGTGACCTGACGCCGTACCGGAAGCGACACCTCTGGGGCAGCGAGTCGGCGTGGCTCACGCCCGGCGAGGAGCGGGTGGTCGTCGACACCCCCGCCGGTCGCACGGGACTGCTCACCTGCTATGACTTGAATTTCGTCCACGAGAGCACGGCCCTCCTCGATGCCGGCGTCGACGCGCTGTTCGTTCCGGGCGCGTGGCCGGCGACCCACGCCGCGAACTGGCGGCTGCTCGCCCGCGCCCGCGCACTCGACGGGGTTCGCTGGGTCGTCGCCTGCGGGCGGACCGGTCGCAAGGACGTGCCGGACGCTCGCGTGAGCGAGTACGCCGGGCGCTCGCTGGTCGTCAGACCCGACGGCGTCGTCGCCGGCGAGCTCGCATACGAACCGGGCACGCTCGTCCGAACCCTCGACGCGGACGTGCTGGAGTCCCAGCGCGACATCGTCGGCGTCTCCGTCGGCTCCGAGTGA
- a CDS encoding acyl-CoA dehydrogenase family protein, with translation MEYHDSAKAKEVAGRVEDFMEEVVLPREREALRTGELISEDELHETWELAKERDLFAPQVSEEYGGQGLEFSDMLPSFEQVGRSLWGALAIRANAPQEGNMHTLEMAGTEEQKEEYLRPLVQGELQSAFSMTEPQQGGGSDPKMLRTTAIKDGDEYVINGHKWWSSDGYNADFLLVMARTDLDAHPYEGTSIILVPTDTDGVDIVRNIPHLGGHGIVDVSLGHAEIKFDNVRVPEENLLGEENEGFRLAQLRLGGGRLTHCMRYSGMAERALNISKAYLQEREAFDEPLAEKQALRHRIATAETELHAARTMVRHAARELDESDARIEVAMSKMFTANVTNEVMDLAVQCLGGNGIGKDLPVAHFYEAVRAFRIVDGADEVHRRSIARHAFEDVNDADMENVLQFDPELDKTV, from the coding sequence ATGGAGTATCACGACTCTGCGAAGGCGAAGGAAGTAGCGGGCCGCGTCGAGGATTTCATGGAGGAGGTCGTCCTCCCGCGAGAACGGGAAGCACTCCGCACGGGCGAGCTCATCTCCGAGGACGAACTCCACGAGACGTGGGAACTCGCCAAGGAGCGTGACCTGTTCGCGCCGCAGGTGAGCGAGGAGTACGGCGGACAAGGGTTGGAGTTCAGCGACATGCTCCCCTCCTTCGAGCAGGTCGGCCGCTCGCTGTGGGGTGCCCTCGCCATCCGCGCGAACGCACCACAGGAGGGGAACATGCACACCCTGGAGATGGCGGGCACGGAAGAACAGAAAGAGGAGTATCTCCGCCCGCTCGTGCAGGGCGAACTCCAGTCGGCGTTCTCGATGACGGAGCCACAGCAGGGTGGCGGCTCGGACCCGAAGATGCTGCGCACCACGGCAATCAAGGACGGCGACGAGTACGTCATCAACGGCCACAAGTGGTGGTCCTCGGACGGATACAACGCCGACTTCCTGCTCGTGATGGCACGGACGGACCTCGATGCCCACCCGTACGAGGGCACCTCCATCATCCTCGTGCCGACGGACACGGACGGTGTCGATATCGTCCGCAACATCCCACACCTCGGCGGGCACGGTATCGTCGACGTGTCGCTCGGCCACGCCGAAATCAAGTTCGACAACGTCCGCGTCCCCGAGGAGAATCTCCTGGGCGAGGAAAACGAGGGGTTCCGGCTCGCACAGCTCCGGCTCGGCGGCGGTCGGCTCACCCACTGTATGCGCTACTCCGGGATGGCAGAGCGCGCGCTCAACATCTCGAAGGCCTACCTGCAGGAGCGGGAGGCGTTCGACGAACCGCTCGCTGAGAAGCAGGCGCTGCGCCACCGCATCGCGACCGCGGAGACGGAACTCCACGCCGCGCGCACGATGGTCCGCCACGCCGCCCGCGAACTCGACGAGAGCGACGCCCGCATTGAGGTCGCCATGTCGAAGATGTTCACCGCCAACGTGACGAACGAGGTCATGGACCTCGCCGTCCAGTGTCTCGGCGGCAACGGTATCGGAAAGGACCTCCCCGTCGCACACTTCTACGAGGCGGTCCGCGCGTTCCGCATCGTGGACGGGGCCGACGAGGTCCACCGCCGCAGCATCGCCCGCCACGCCTTCGAGGACGTGAACGATGCCGACATGGAGAACGTCCTCCAGTTCGACCCCGAGCTCGACAAGACGGTCTAA
- a CDS encoding DUF7547 family protein, translating to MSDADEDLSPTVRELADRLRELRDRADASDGVLQFTERYAIPTAIAGLEANIRALEALAGAIRLLQGTEETTARARARREAAVETVDRAVEDVTAAVRGDPTDPEARELLQEVRDLRAEIRDRVDGRIPAEGTDGGDESGPTPVEDGVQIPVTDATVNDENGTDIDVEDELETIRDEVADERTVFDDYDGENR from the coding sequence ATGAGCGACGCCGACGAGGACCTCTCGCCGACCGTGCGTGAACTCGCCGACCGGCTCCGCGAGCTTCGCGACCGCGCGGACGCGAGCGACGGGGTGCTCCAGTTCACCGAGCGGTACGCCATCCCGACGGCGATTGCCGGCCTGGAAGCCAACATCCGGGCGCTGGAGGCGCTCGCGGGCGCGATTCGACTGCTTCAGGGCACGGAGGAGACGACCGCCCGCGCACGAGCGCGCCGCGAGGCCGCCGTCGAGACCGTCGACCGCGCCGTCGAGGACGTGACCGCCGCGGTTCGGGGTGACCCGACCGACCCCGAGGCGCGCGAACTGCTCCAGGAAGTGCGTGACCTCCGCGCCGAGATTCGCGACCGCGTCGACGGGCGCATCCCGGCCGAGGGGACAGACGGGGGCGACGAGTCCGGGCCGACGCCCGTCGAGGACGGGGTACAGATACCAGTCACCGACGCGACTGTGAACGACGAGAACGGGACCGATATCGACGTCGAGGACGAACTGGAGACGATTCGCGACGAGGTCGCCGACGAGCGGACGGTGTTCGACGACTACGACGGCGAGAACCGGTAG
- a CDS encoding Zn-ribbon domain-containing OB-fold protein translates to MSLDAGRCPNGHLSCPPHPRCPECGEPQSETVDLADETATVVTWTTSYATPPGVREPNTLAIVEFEAYDVRLLGQVDGDVEIGDTVEATYTEELRDPEAGIREPASQAWDGYRFSPS, encoded by the coding sequence ATGAGCCTCGACGCCGGCCGCTGTCCGAACGGCCACCTCTCGTGTCCCCCGCATCCACGGTGTCCGGAGTGTGGCGAGCCACAGTCCGAGACGGTCGACCTCGCCGACGAAACGGCGACGGTCGTGACCTGGACGACCTCCTACGCCACGCCGCCGGGCGTTCGCGAGCCGAACACGCTCGCTATCGTCGAGTTCGAGGCGTACGACGTGCGGCTGCTCGGGCAGGTGGACGGCGACGTAGAGATCGGCGACACTGTCGAGGCGACCTACACGGAAGAGCTCCGGGACCCCGAGGCGGGAATTCGCGAGCCGGCGAGTCAGGCGTGGGACGGCTACCGGTTCTCGCCGTCGTAG